The region AATACCTGTTGTGTGATTTCGTTCCCATTTGGCTCTGAACCTAGTTCCGTTAAAGCTGAAGCTGCTAAGCAAGCCAAATTAGATGGCGCTGATGAAATTGATATGGTCATAAACGTGGGTAAAGTCAAAGAGCATGACTATGCTTATGTTGAAGCAGATATAGCTAGTGTGGTAGAAGCTGCGAAAGACGCCAAAATCAAAGTTATATTGGAAACTTGTTATTTAACAGATGAGGAGATTGTCGAAGCTTGTAAGGCAGCCAAGGCTGCTAAAGCAGCATTCGTTAAAACGTCCACTGGTTATGGCAAAGGCGGCGCAACAGTCGAGGCTGTTAAGTTGATGCGTGAAACAGTTGGACCCGATATGGGCGTTAAAGCTAGCGGTGGTATCAGAAGTTACGAGCAAGCTGTTAAGATGATTGAGGCGGGTGCTAATCGGATCGGCGCAAGTAGCGGGATTAAGATTGTAAGCGGCAATTAGTTTGTGCGTGGTAATTGGTTTGGCTGTTTCGAGGCTTGGTAGTAATTTAGCTGTGCTAAGAAATAGCAATTTTGGAGTGAATAGTTGATGGAAATTTGGCAGGCAATTTTAGCCAATCGGCTTTTATGTGCAGCGTTTATCGCTTGGTTTGTCGCGCAAGTTTTGAAGTTGTTGATCGAGGCTTGGCGCAGCAAAAAGTTAGAACTAAATTTGTTGTGGTCAAGTGGTGGTATGCCAAGTTCCCACTCGTCTACTGTTTGTGCTTTGGCAACAGGTAGTGCCATGCTTTATGGCCTAAGTTCATTTGAGTTTGCTATGAGCGCTATTTTCGCCATGGTTGTCATGTATGAC is a window of Amygdalobacter nucleatus DNA encoding:
- the deoC gene encoding deoxyribose-phosphate aldolase, producing MYQAKDLAQFIDHTLLKPDAVSSEIVKICAEAKEYHFKSVCVNPCYTKLVAKELAGTEVNTCCVISFPFGSEPSSVKAEAAKQAKLDGADEIDMVINVGKVKEHDYAYVEADIASVVEAAKDAKIKVILETCYLTDEEIVEACKAAKAAKAAFVKTSTGYGKGGATVEAVKLMRETVGPDMGVKASGGIRSYEQAVKMIEAGANRIGASSGIKIVSGN
- a CDS encoding divergent PAP2 family protein; this encodes MEIWQAILANRLLCAAFIAWFVAQVLKLLIEAWRSKKLELNLLWSSGGMPSSHSSTVCALATGSAMLYGLSSFEFAMSAIFAMVVMYDASGVRRETGKQSKLLNLILESDISEWASLETFDENLKELVGHTPLQVTSGAILGFLIAWYYVC